The Thermodesulfovibrio thiophilus DSM 17215 DNA window CAATAGAGATATTTAAAACCGGTGGTGCAGAAAAGCTTGCTCAGGAGTATGAAGTTGCGTTTCTTGGTAAAGTTCCCATTGATCCACAGATAGTTCAGGCTGGAGATGATGGTAAACCATTTATAATTTACTATCCAGAAAGTAAGCCTGCAGCAGCTTTCACAACAATAGTTGACAGACTTACTGAAATGCTAAAAGTTTAGGT harbors:
- a CDS encoding P-loop NTPase, coding for IEIFKTGGAEKLAQEYEVAFLGKVPIDPQIVQAGDDGKPFIIYYPESKPAAAFTTIVDRLTEMLKV